GACACTGGTGGGGATGGAAGTCAGGGAATGCTTCTCAGActcaacagaagaaaaagaaccagTGATGGGGAGATCACTGGGAAGATTCCAAACGTGATaaatgattttgtgtgtgtgtgtctgtgtgtgaagattggccctgagctaacatctgtgccaatcttcctctattttgtatgtggaacactaccacagaatggcctgatgagccgtgtgtaggtccgcacccaggatgaaCCTGAAAATCCTAGGTCCCCAAAGCAGAGAAGGCGAACTTAAACCAGTAGCCACTTGGCCAGCACCCTGATTTTAGCACACTAAATTTACACAACCAAATAAATATTGCACCTCCAAAGTCGTCATCTTATGAACTGCAGGCTTGTTCAGGTTACACTTCCATTACCAGAAACATTCTTGCTTATTTGTAAATGCCTTAGAGAATCCATGGCACATCTTTGGactgaggggttttttttttttttttgaggaagattagctctgagctaacatctgctgccaatcctcctctttttgctgaggaagactggccctgagctaacatccgtgcccatcttcctctactttgtatgtgggacgcctaccacagcatcaaAATCAACAATTCTTGAAGGttcattaaaataaagcaaaaatcttTCCCAACATAACATCTCAAAGTCGCCTATTTTGATTCGCTCCCATTGTCTCTGCCCTTGCCTATGTCAATCATCCTCTAGTCCCGCCTGCTGCCACGAGAAACTAGTGTCTACGTATCGGGGCCCTTTCCTGCGTGTTCTCGGCCTGGCATTGCTCCGAGAGTTCAGGGCCCAGACACTACAAAAGAGCGGCCTAAGTCAGGGTACGGGCTCCAAACAGTCTCCTTCTGACCTGCACGACAGTCTGGATCCACCAGTGTCCCAACCCAGCATCCGGGAGACCcggcaaagaaaagaaggaggggcATGGGGCTGCCTGGGCGGAGCTTGCTCTAGGCCGCGCGCCGAGCGTCGCCGAGCTCGTAGGGGTCACGCAGGCTCACGCACTGCGCCGCGGAGCCCGCCGGGAGCTTCGTGTGCAATGGCGACGCCCAGCCTTAGGGGTCGCCTAGCGCGGCTTGGAAACGCACGGAAACCTATACTGAAGCCCAACAAGCCCCTCATCCTCACTAACCGTGTCGGGGAACGGCGTCGGGAGAGGGGCGGTGAGCAGTTAGAGCCGTGGAGGCCCCAGAGCGGAAGCCGGAGGGGTGCAGGGGGCGGCTGGGGGGAGGACCGGAAGGTAAGGGGGTCTCCTTGTGACTGAGGGTCTCCCGGTTCTGCCCCTTCAGAGGCGACCTGTATCACGGAGATGTCGGTAATGATGGCTTGCTGGAAGCGGAATGAATTCCGCGACGAAGCTTGCAGAAAAGAGATCCAGGCCTTCTTCGATTGTGCTTCGAAGGCTGAGGTGACAAGCCTCCTCGGATGCTCCTGGGAGGAGAATGGGGGGGATATAGTAATGGTTCTCCTTGCCTCTTGCTGGGTGATAAAAAAAAGTCCCTCTCATTCTAGAAGGGTGAGGAAAGTTTTGGGAGCTATTTCACCTACGCCGAAGTGGGAAAGGTTACGATTTTGAAGACAATGTGATCTTGAGCGAATTATTTCTTTGTACTGAGCTTTAGCTTTATCAGATGTAAAATGAAGTTAGTATTAAACACCCACCTCACAGAATTTTGCGAGTGTCAAATGAAGGAAGTAATGGGAGAACCACTTTGTAAAATTAAAGTTGCTTTTCAAACTGACATTATTGTCTAAAATAGAATTGAAGATAGTGAAGGACAGGTTGTTTGGTTTTCAGCCTAGACTGAGTTGCCAGCTGGCATGGTAGTTTCAGATCATACAGTCATTTGTAGGTCCCAAGCCCCTTTTGTTGAAAGGAGACACAAATCTCTTCAGGCTGGTTAATATTTTAGTGTGCTTTGGGACTTGGAGAGAACTATTGGCTTACGTCAGGGCAAACTGTAAAgctgtcatttttgttttgttctgtgtttTCAGGCAGCCCGAAAGATGAGATCAATCCAGGAGAACCTGGGAGAGTCCGGGAGTTTACCccctaagaaaattaataatttgttACAGAGGTTTCCTAACAAACCTTATGTCAGCTGAAAATGGAGAAGCCTTTTCAATGACGGGACTGTAGCTTCTGAGAATTATGCAGAGGCATTTTAGAAACATTTGCACTGTTATACTCTCTTTGCAGAGTAAAAGGAGACAAAACCACTTTTTTTGTCCTTTGGAACCATTGTCTCTGTGGAAGTTATGCTTTATCTTGAAATAAAATCCTCTGAAGAGAACTTGGCCTTTTGTTGTGGATTAGGTACTCCCTTCATACTTGAACCCTGTATCCTCCCCTAGAAGTTCTTTGCTCCCTGATTTGCCCCAGGAGCGGGACAAAGATCTGTCTTATCCTGCATTTGAAGTCGTTTTCACCATTTGGTGCCCTTGCCTTTGGATGCACTAAGGATGTTGAAATCTGTCTATATACTGGTTGTTGCCATCATCTGTAAGTATTTAGTGACTACCTATTTTGTGCGTAGCGCCTGCAATGTGCTGCCAGAATAATCAGAAGTTCACAAACTCGTGACCGAAAGATACTACAGATGTATTTTATTTGGCTCACAcagttaaaactttttttaaattaactgacCACATTCAAAAATAGGGAAAATGTCATAAAGAATCCACTTTTtagcttttagaaagaaaacaggagattTGGCAACCCTAGTTTCTTATTCCCACATAGCAATGATCAAGTAGAGCTGATTATCATTTGTCTCCATTCTCCAGGGAGCTGGCCACAGGACTCTCCCAAATGGTGAAAGAGACTTAATTGGCAATTATCTTCTTTGTGTATCACCTGCCCACTTCTCTTATTAAGTCTCATTAAGTTGTCTACCTGGTTGCTGAAGGCATTTACAGATGGTCTGACTTATGATGGTTTGActtatgattttttgactttatgatggtgAGAAAGccatatgcattcagtagaaaccatactttgaatttcgatcttttcctgggctagcaaTATGCAGTACAATACTCTCCTGTGATGCTGGGTAGCTGCAGTGAGCCACAGCTGCCAGTCAGCCACACATGAAGAGGGTAAACATCTGATACAACCATTTTGTACCCatataaccattctgtttttcGCTTTCAGTACAAAATTCAATAAATTGTGTGAGAtagtcaacactttattataaaataggctttgtgttagatgattttgcccaattgTAGgttaatgtaagtgttctgagcacgtttaaggtaggctaggctaagctatgattgTTTAGTAGCTTAGGTGTattaattgcatttaaaaattttgtttttaagattttatttttcctttttctccccaaagccccctggtatatagttgtatatttttagttgtgggtccttctagttgtggcatgtgggacggcgcctcagcatggcttgatgagcggtgccatgtctgtgcccaggatccaaactggtgaaaccctggaccaccaaagcggagtgcacgaacttaaccactcggccacggggccggacccCTAAATGCATTTTAGACTTAACGATGTTTTCAACTTAATGATGGGTTTATCAGAATGTAACCCcattgtaagtcaaggaagatatGTGCTTTTCTGACCCCCTGATATTAGAAACAATTGTATAGCATTTATGTATACTTTCCCCTTTCAGGCATAACTGAGTTAACTTTTTTTCTGTGTACTTCACAGTATTAAATGGACGAAGGGATCAGTGGGGTTTAAAGCTCCAGTGGGATAATTATTAAGATAAAGATGAGTCTTGATTCCCTGACCCGCCACAGCTGCCTCTTTTAGTAGTCCTCATACACCATAGGTACAGCAATTGGGCAATTGCTTGGTTCTACAAGCTGAGGCTTTTAGCTATAGGAAGAAGCTTAGTACTTAGGCACTTTGAACTAGACTTAGGACTTCCTAACCTCTGGTCAAGACACTCCCAGTAAGAGGTCTGTGAACGTGGATGGGAAAAACTTTTATCTTTAACCACAACCAGAGTTTAGCATTTCAGTTAGGACTGTGGGAAACAAACCACAGTACCATTAGCAATACCTATATGAAATCAGTATTTTCATATCATGTTACAGTTTGTTACAGATATCTcaatattatttatattcatCACTAGCTTCAAAATTATGGTAATTACACTTAGTGCTAGATCTTATTTAATGTGTAGATAAAAACTTACTACcatgttacaaattttttttaacttttcttttttgaggaagattagccctgagctaacatctgccatcaatgctcctctttttgctgaggaagactggccctgagctaacatccatgaccatgttcctccactttatatgttgcatgcctgccacagcatgccttgagaAGCAGTGCATAGgactgcacctgggatccgaaccagtgaacccggggcgctgaagcggaatgtgtgaacttaagtgctgcaccactgggccagctcctacaaaatttttcattaatattttgataattgtatTTCAACATAATTCGTTTCTTTTGTAATTCTAATATTTTGTGCATTTACAATCTGAGAAGGGAGCGGGGGTCTAGGGACATCACCAGGCTAGGAAAGGGTCTGTGGCACAAAAAAAAGGCTAAGAACCCCTAGAATCAAAGGCCCCACTGTCAAACAGTACAATCACTTCCTGAAATAAAGTGCCTTCTTTTCCTAGTGCTTCCCCAATTAGACCCTATAAAATAGTCTTATGGAATGCAGGCTTCTGGACTACAATTCCCACAATGTGTTGCGGCTCGGGGCCTATCCGGAGTTGGGACAGTAACTCCACCCAGTGATTTCTGTGTTGTCTGTTGACAGCCTACGATTCCCGTCATGCGTGGCGGCTGTTTATTCCTTAGGGACATTATGGACTCCGAGTTATCGCTGGGATCTGTAGTTATTTCGTATACCTTTGAGGGTTGGCTTCCTCTAATGATATCTGAGGGTGCGCTcgaggaaaaaaagcaggaaatgcAGCAAT
This is a stretch of genomic DNA from Equus caballus isolate H_3958 breed thoroughbred chromosome 1, TB-T2T, whole genome shotgun sequence. It encodes these proteins:
- the CHCHD1 gene encoding small ribosomal subunit protein mS37 isoform X1, which encodes MATPSLRGRLARLGNARKPILKPNKPLILTNRVGERRRERGGEQLEPWRPQSGSRRGAGGGWGEDRKAARKMRSIQENLGESGSLPPKKINNLLQRFPNKPYVS
- the CHCHD1 gene encoding small ribosomal subunit protein mS37 isoform X2, translating into MATPSLRGRLARLGNARKPILKPNKPLILTNRVGERRRERGEATCITEMSVMMACWKRNEFRDEACRKEIQAFFDCASKAEAARKMRSIQENLGESGSLPPKKINNLLQRFPNKPYVS